One window from the genome of Spirosoma rhododendri encodes:
- a CDS encoding proline dehydrogenase family protein has protein sequence MNKGWLVNLGTFFIKLALRLHLPIKSLIKHTIFEQFCGGESIRDSEPTIRHLHDAHVGTILDYSVEGEDDEKSFDETTLEIMRTIERANESADIPFTVFKITGLASTELLEAVQLGNSLDKDQKAQFDRVLKRVDSLCRRAFERNVRIFIDAEESWIQDTIDTLAYAMMDRFNHEKPIVYNTYQMYRWESLDRLNRDLQEAHAKGYFLGVKLVRGAYLEKERLRSHEEEYQDPIQATKEDTDRDFNLAIDFCLENRDVVSFCLGTHNEYSCQYCVQKMQALGIDHNDQHIYFAQLLGMSDNISYNLATAGYNVAKYVPYGPVETVMPYLFRRAEENKSIAGQSSREYMLVRDELKRRKGCEK, from the coding sequence ATGAATAAGGGTTGGCTGGTAAATTTAGGTACTTTTTTCATAAAACTTGCCCTCCGCCTTCACCTGCCCATCAAATCGCTGATTAAACACACGATTTTTGAGCAATTCTGTGGAGGAGAAAGTATTCGTGACTCAGAACCGACTATCCGCCACCTGCACGACGCACACGTAGGTACCATTCTTGACTATTCGGTTGAAGGTGAGGATGATGAAAAAAGCTTTGACGAGACGACGCTTGAAATCATGCGTACCATCGAACGGGCCAACGAATCAGCCGACATCCCCTTTACTGTCTTCAAGATAACCGGACTGGCATCGACCGAGCTGCTTGAAGCCGTACAGCTGGGCAACTCGCTCGATAAGGACCAGAAAGCGCAGTTTGACCGCGTATTGAAGCGGGTCGATTCACTGTGTCGCCGTGCTTTCGAGCGGAACGTTCGCATCTTTATCGATGCCGAGGAAAGCTGGATTCAAGACACGATCGATACACTGGCGTATGCCATGATGGACCGCTTCAACCACGAGAAACCGATCGTGTACAACACGTATCAGATGTATCGTTGGGAGAGCCTTGACCGGCTTAATCGTGACCTTCAGGAAGCGCACGCGAAAGGGTATTTCCTGGGTGTTAAACTGGTGCGGGGCGCTTATCTGGAGAAAGAACGGCTGCGCTCACACGAAGAAGAGTATCAGGACCCGATTCAGGCCACGAAAGAAGACACCGACCGCGACTTCAACCTCGCAATCGATTTCTGCTTGGAAAACCGCGACGTCGTTTCCTTCTGCCTCGGCACGCACAACGAATACAGCTGCCAGTACTGCGTGCAGAAAATGCAGGCGCTGGGTATCGACCACAACGACCAGCATATTTACTTTGCGCAGCTGCTGGGTATGAGTGATAACATCTCGTACAATCTGGCAACAGCCGGATACAACGTGGCCAAGTACGTACCATACGGCCCTGTTGAAACGGTAATGCCGTACCTGTTCCGTCGGGCCGAAGAGAATAAGTCGATAGCCGGACAGAGCAGCCGCGAGTATATGCTCGTGCGCGATGAACTGAAACGTCGGAAAGGGTGCGAAAAGTAG